In one Sphingomonas hankookensis genomic region, the following are encoded:
- the murA gene encoding UDP-N-acetylglucosamine 1-carboxyvinyltransferase has protein sequence MDRIVIRGGNRLSGRIVISGAKNAALTLLPCALLTEEPLTLRNLPRLADVDSFGHLLNQFGVSTTVEGSHPSEFGRVMTMRGQRLTSTVAPYDIVRKMRASILVLGPLVARAGEATVSLPGGCAIGNRPIDLHLKALEALGAEIELAAGYVKATAPGGRLPGGRYRFPVVSVGATENAVMAAVLAKGTSVLENAAREPEIVDLCRCLVAMGAAIDGIGSDTLTIEGRDRLHGATYAVMPDRIEAGSYACAAAITGGAVELANVVPSDMRATIDALVEAGVAVREEATSLFVEASGDIRPINLSTAPYPGFATDMQAQFMALLTRADGASVLTETIFENRYMHVPELARMGADITVTGRSAVVRGVAGLAGAPVMATDLRASMSLIIAGLAAVGETSVSRVYHLDRGYERLEEKLQAVGADIERLGDG, from the coding sequence ATGGATCGTATCGTCATTCGCGGCGGCAATCGCCTGTCGGGCCGCATCGTCATTTCCGGGGCCAAGAACGCGGCGCTGACGCTGCTGCCATGCGCGCTGCTGACCGAGGAACCGCTGACGCTGCGCAACCTGCCGCGGCTGGCGGACGTCGACAGCTTCGGCCATCTGCTCAACCAGTTCGGCGTGTCGACCACGGTCGAGGGATCGCATCCGTCCGAGTTCGGCCGGGTGATGACGATGCGCGGCCAGCGGCTGACCTCGACCGTCGCCCCCTATGATATCGTGCGCAAGATGCGTGCGTCGATCCTCGTGCTGGGTCCCCTGGTCGCGCGCGCGGGCGAGGCGACGGTGTCGCTGCCCGGCGGCTGCGCGATCGGCAACCGTCCGATCGACCTTCACCTCAAGGCGCTGGAAGCGCTGGGCGCCGAGATCGAACTGGCGGCCGGCTATGTGAAGGCCACGGCCCCCGGCGGTCGCCTGCCCGGCGGGCGCTATCGCTTCCCGGTCGTCTCGGTCGGCGCGACCGAGAATGCGGTGATGGCGGCGGTACTGGCCAAGGGCACCAGCGTCCTCGAAAACGCCGCGCGCGAGCCGGAAATCGTCGACCTGTGCCGCTGCCTCGTCGCGATGGGCGCGGCAATCGACGGCATCGGCAGCGACACGCTGACCATCGAGGGCCGCGACCGGCTGCACGGCGCGACCTATGCGGTCATGCCCGACCGGATCGAGGCGGGCAGCTATGCCTGTGCCGCCGCGATCACCGGCGGCGCGGTCGAGCTGGCCAATGTCGTGCCGTCCGACATGCGCGCGACCATCGACGCGCTGGTCGAGGCCGGTGTCGCGGTGCGCGAGGAAGCGACCTCGCTGTTCGTCGAGGCGAGCGGAGATATCCGCCCGATCAACCTGTCGACCGCGCCCTATCCGGGTTTCGCCACCGACATGCAGGCGCAGTTCATGGCGCTGCTGACCCGCGCCGACGGGGCGAGCGTGCTGACCGAGACGATCTTCGAGAACCGCTACATGCACGTCCCCGAACTGGCACGGATGGGTGCGGACATCACCGTCACCGGCCGGTCGGCGGTGGTGCGCGGGGTCGCCGGCCTCGCCGGGGCCCCGGTCATGGCGACCGACCTGCGCGCATCGATGAGCCTGATCATCGCCGGCCTGGCGGCGGTGGGTGAGACGTCGGTCAGCCGCGTCTACCACCTCGACCGCGGCTATGAACGGCTGGAGGAAAAGCTGCAGGCGGTCGGTGCCGATATCGAACGGCTGGGCGACGGCTGA
- the clpS gene encoding ATP-dependent Clp protease adapter ClpS yields the protein MAGDDRDHDDDRSTGLGVATQTRVKKPTPYRVLMLNDDYTPMEFVVLCLQRFFRMSMEEATRVMLHVHQRGVGVCGVFTYEVAETKVAQVMDFARQNQHPLQCTLEKA from the coding sequence ATGGCCGGTGACGACCGCGACCATGACGACGACCGCTCGACCGGCCTCGGCGTCGCCACGCAGACCCGCGTCAAGAAGCCGACGCCCTACCGCGTCCTGATGCTCAACGACGACTACACGCCGATGGAATTCGTCGTGCTGTGCCTGCAACGCTTCTTCCGCATGAGCATGGAGGAAGCGACCCGGGTGATGCTGCATGTCCACCAACGCGGCGTCGGCGTCTGCGGCGTCTTCACCTATGAGGTGGCGGAGACCAAGGTGGCGCAGGTGATGGACTTCGCCCGCCAGAACCAGCATCCGCTGCAATGCACGCTGGAGAAGGCGTGA
- the phaP gene encoding phasin family protein (Members of this family are phasins (small proteins associated with inclusions such as PHA granules). Note that several different families of phasins have been named PhaP despite very little sequence similarity to each other.) — protein sequence MATRGPKTGARKPASSRSTRPAATAPVEAAASTPVAPVAEPVKAPAKAEVPPVPFVAEPKTAPAELPFKAELPAIDAAPVVEPVAKAAEAVVETAQNAVEETTAAVETVTAQVEEKTMDVTNEATATTQNAANKAQAMMSDMNEKAKAAFEKSQKGFEEMNELTKGNVEAFVEASRIAAKGLETLGQEMAEYGRKSFEHATSTAKTLASVKSPTEFMKLQSDFVRQSFDSFVAEASKTTEMMIKLAGDAAQPISNRVAVAADKVKTVA from the coding sequence GTGGCCACGAGAGGTCCGAAGACCGGCGCGCGCAAGCCCGCCAGTTCCCGATCCACCCGCCCGGCCGCGACCGCTCCGGTCGAGGCTGCCGCATCGACGCCGGTCGCGCCGGTCGCCGAACCGGTGAAGGCGCCGGCCAAGGCGGAGGTTCCGCCGGTGCCGTTCGTCGCCGAACCGAAGACCGCTCCTGCCGAACTGCCCTTCAAGGCTGAACTACCCGCCATCGATGCCGCGCCCGTCGTGGAACCGGTGGCCAAGGCGGCGGAAGCCGTCGTCGAAACCGCGCAGAACGCGGTCGAGGAAACCACCGCGGCGGTCGAGACCGTGACCGCGCAAGTCGAGGAAAAGACCATGGACGTCACCAACGAAGCGACCGCCACCACCCAGAACGCCGCCAACAAGGCGCAGGCGATGATGAGCGACATGAACGAGAAGGCGAAGGCCGCGTTCGAAAAGAGCCAAAAGGGGTTCGAGGAAATGAACGAACTGACCAAGGGCAATGTCGAAGCCTTCGTCGAAGCCAGCCGCATCGCCGCCAAGGGCCTCGAAACCCTCGGCCAGGAAATGGCTGAGTACGGCCGCAAGTCGTTCGAGCACGCGACCTCGACCGCCAAGACGCTGGCATCGGTCAAGTCGCCGACCGAATTCATGAAGCTCCAGTCGGACTTCGTGCGCCAGTCGTTCGACTCGTTCGTCGCCGAAGCGTCGAAGACCACGGAAATGATGATCAAGCTGGCCGGCGATGCCGCGCAGCCGATCAGCAACCGCGTTGCGGTTGCCGCCGACAAGGTGAAGACCGTCGCGTAA
- a CDS encoding PHA/PHB synthase family protein codes for MTAESNMPPTTPMSLEDLQHWTQMLGRAQQMMLEQGIDLLERTPAIPDPTGMVKAQTDFWADTMKLWQRFLDPANAEPVEESPERARDKRFKAKQWHDDPLFAFIRQSYFLVADHMLKSVDALDGVEPKQKEQLRFATRGLIDAMSPTNFPATNPVVVEKIIETRGENLLKGLQNMLADMAKGQMTQSDTSAFELGRNVATTPGKVIKRTALYELIHYAPTTEAVGAIPLLIFPPWINRFYILDLTAEKSFIRWAVEQGLSVFVVSWKSADASMKDVTWDDYVVRGQIDAIDTVRELLGVESVHTIGYCVAGTTLAATLALLAARGEAAKVATATFFTAQVDFSQAGELSLFVDDEQLKLIRQVGQDGYLDGRYMAATFNLLRGRDLIWNYVTNNYLLGNDYAPFDLLHWNADVTNLPANWHLGYLTDLYRDNRLVQAGSMTVDGVPIDLSTVKTPAYIQAGREDHIAPAESVWKVTEHFAGPLRFVLAGSGHIAGVVNPPSAGKYQYWTNDEAADSLEAFVAGAKETKGSWWPDWRAWIAAADGATVPATGARVPGEGAMPALCDAPGEYVRTR; via the coding sequence ATGACCGCCGAGTCGAATATGCCGCCCACCACGCCAATGTCCTTGGAGGACCTGCAGCACTGGACGCAGATGCTCGGCCGCGCGCAGCAGATGATGCTGGAACAGGGCATCGACCTGCTGGAACGGACCCCCGCGATCCCCGATCCGACCGGCATGGTGAAGGCGCAGACCGATTTCTGGGCCGACACGATGAAGCTGTGGCAGCGATTCCTCGACCCGGCCAACGCCGAACCGGTCGAGGAATCGCCCGAACGCGCCCGCGACAAACGGTTCAAGGCGAAGCAATGGCATGACGACCCGCTGTTCGCCTTCATCCGCCAAAGCTATTTCCTGGTCGCCGACCATATGCTGAAAAGCGTCGACGCGCTGGACGGCGTGGAGCCCAAGCAGAAGGAACAGCTGCGCTTCGCCACGCGCGGGCTGATCGACGCGATGAGCCCGACCAACTTCCCGGCGACCAATCCGGTCGTGGTCGAAAAGATCATCGAGACGCGCGGCGAGAATCTGCTGAAAGGCCTGCAGAACATGCTGGCCGACATGGCCAAGGGGCAGATGACGCAGAGCGACACCAGCGCGTTCGAACTGGGCCGCAACGTCGCGACCACGCCGGGCAAGGTCATCAAGCGCACCGCGCTCTACGAACTGATCCATTATGCGCCGACGACCGAGGCGGTCGGTGCGATTCCACTGCTGATCTTTCCGCCGTGGATCAACCGCTTCTACATCCTCGACCTGACGGCGGAGAAGAGCTTCATCCGCTGGGCGGTCGAACAGGGCCTCAGCGTGTTCGTCGTGTCGTGGAAGTCGGCCGATGCGTCGATGAAGGACGTGACGTGGGACGATTATGTCGTGCGCGGGCAGATCGACGCGATCGACACGGTGCGCGAGCTGCTGGGCGTCGAATCGGTCCATACCATCGGCTATTGCGTGGCGGGCACGACGCTGGCCGCGACGCTGGCGTTGCTGGCGGCGCGGGGCGAGGCGGCGAAGGTCGCCACCGCCACCTTCTTCACCGCGCAGGTCGACTTTTCGCAAGCCGGTGAACTTTCCCTGTTCGTCGACGATGAACAGCTGAAGCTTATCCGGCAGGTCGGGCAGGACGGCTATCTCGACGGGCGCTACATGGCGGCGACGTTCAACCTGCTGCGCGGGCGCGACCTGATCTGGAACTACGTCACCAACAATTACCTGCTCGGCAACGATTATGCGCCGTTCGACCTGCTCCACTGGAATGCCGATGTCACCAACCTGCCGGCGAACTGGCATCTGGGCTATCTGACCGACCTGTATCGCGACAACCGGCTGGTGCAGGCCGGGTCGATGACGGTCGACGGGGTGCCGATCGACCTCTCCACCGTCAAGACGCCGGCGTATATCCAGGCGGGGCGCGAGGATCATATCGCGCCTGCCGAAAGCGTGTGGAAGGTGACCGAGCATTTCGCAGGTCCGCTGCGCTTCGTGCTGGCCGGATCAGGGCATATCGCCGGCGTGGTCAACCCGCCCTCGGCCGGGAAATATCAGTACTGGACCAATGACGAAGCGGCCGATTCGCTGGAGGCGTTCGTCGCCGGGGCGAAGGAAACCAAGGGCAGCTGGTGGCCGGACTGGCGCGCATGGATCGCCGCCGCCGATGGCGCGACCGTCCCGGCGACCGGCGCACGGGTGCCGGGCGAGGGCGCGATGCCGGCCTTGTGCGATGCACCCGGCGAGTATGTGCGGACGCGATAA
- a CDS encoding LL-diaminopimelate aminotransferase: protein MSDEFYRMKRLPPYVIAEVNAMRAAARAGGEDIIDLGMGNPDLPPPDHVIEKLVEVARKPSAHGYSQSRGIPGLRRAQANYYGRRFGVDIDPESEVVVTMGSKEGLASLATAITAPGDVILAPNPSYPIHMFGFIIAGATIRAVPTTPDEHYFESLERAMAFTVPRPSVLVMGYPSNPTAEVVDLAFYERVVAFAKEHGLWVISDLAYSELYYDGCPTPSILQVKGAKDVAIEFTSLSKTYSMAGWRMGFGVGNKKLIAAMTRVKSYLDYGAFTPIQAAACAALNGPQDIVEKNRQLYHKRRDVLVESFGRAGWDIPSPRASMFAWAPLPPALAHLGSLEFSKQLLTEAKVAVAPGVGYGENGEGYVRIAMVENEQRLRQAARNVKKYLQSMGVNTPAGRSAG, encoded by the coding sequence ATGTCCGACGAATTCTACCGCATGAAGCGCCTGCCCCCCTATGTCATCGCCGAAGTGAACGCGATGCGGGCCGCCGCGCGTGCGGGGGGTGAGGACATTATCGACCTGGGCATGGGCAACCCCGACCTGCCGCCGCCCGACCACGTCATCGAAAAGCTGGTCGAAGTGGCGCGCAAGCCGTCGGCGCATGGTTATTCGCAGTCGCGCGGCATTCCCGGGCTGCGTCGCGCCCAGGCCAATTATTACGGCCGCCGCTTCGGCGTCGACATCGATCCCGAGAGCGAGGTCGTGGTGACGATGGGGTCGAAGGAGGGCCTGGCCAGCCTCGCCACCGCGATCACCGCGCCGGGCGACGTCATCCTCGCGCCCAATCCCAGCTACCCGATCCACATGTTCGGCTTCATCATCGCCGGGGCAACGATCCGCGCGGTGCCGACCACGCCCGACGAACATTATTTCGAAAGCCTCGAACGCGCGATGGCGTTTACGGTGCCACGCCCCAGCGTGCTGGTGATGGGCTATCCGTCGAACCCGACCGCCGAGGTCGTCGACCTCGCCTTCTACGAACGGGTCGTCGCGTTCGCCAAGGAACATGGGCTGTGGGTCATTTCCGACCTCGCCTATAGCGAGCTCTATTATGACGGCTGCCCGACGCCCTCGATCCTGCAGGTGAAGGGCGCGAAGGACGTCGCGATCGAATTCACCTCGCTCAGCAAGACCTATTCGATGGCCGGCTGGCGCATGGGGTTCGGCGTCGGCAACAAGAAGCTGATCGCGGCGATGACGCGGGTGAAGTCGTATCTCGATTATGGCGCCTTCACCCCGATCCAGGCGGCGGCGTGCGCGGCGCTCAACGGGCCGCAGGATATCGTCGAGAAGAACCGCCAGCTGTACCACAAGCGCCGCGACGTGCTGGTCGAAAGCTTCGGCCGGGCCGGGTGGGACATCCCCAGCCCACGCGCATCGATGTTCGCCTGGGCCCCGCTGCCGCCGGCGCTGGCGCATCTCGGGAGCCTCGAATTTTCCAAGCAGCTGCTGACCGAGGCCAAGGTCGCGGTCGCGCCTGGCGTCGGCTATGGCGAGAATGGCGAGGGCTATGTCCGGATCGCCATGGTCGAGAACGAACAACGCCTGCGCCAGGCGGCGCGCAACGTGAAGAAGTATCTTCAGTCGATGGGGGTCAATACGCCGGCGGGGCGCAGCGCGGGGTAG
- a CDS encoding MAPEG family protein, with amino-acid sequence MTPLPLELTLLGWSVVLLVVALMLQGQLATRELGVKWNAGPRDGDQHPKGALAGRAQRALDNFKETYPAFIALALALAVSGRTGGLGATGALLWFVARIVYHPLYLFGVPYVRSLVWVASMFGLLLMLIRLL; translated from the coding sequence ATGACCCCCCTCCCCCTCGAACTCACCCTGCTCGGCTGGTCGGTCGTGCTGCTGGTCGTGGCGCTCATGCTGCAGGGGCAGCTGGCGACGCGCGAGCTGGGCGTCAAATGGAACGCCGGTCCGCGCGACGGGGACCAGCATCCCAAGGGCGCACTGGCCGGGCGGGCGCAGCGCGCGCTCGACAATTTCAAGGAAACCTATCCGGCGTTCATCGCACTAGCACTGGCGCTGGCGGTCAGCGGGCGGACCGGGGGGCTGGGCGCGACCGGCGCGCTGCTGTGGTTCGTCGCGCGGATCGTCTATCACCCGCTCTACCTGTTCGGGGTGCCCTATGTCCGCAGCCTGGTATGGGTCGCGTCGATGTTCGGGCTGCTGCTGATGCTGATCCGCCTATTGTGA
- a CDS encoding DUF2061 domain-containing protein: MFLFKGLESHPRSFVKAVSWRTVGSIDTFVLGLFFSGSAKLAGAIAGTEVITKILLFYFHERAWSLVRWGHRTEEEVAEAPAPVAAA, translated from the coding sequence ATGTTCCTGTTCAAGGGTCTTGAAAGCCATCCGCGCAGTTTCGTGAAGGCGGTGTCGTGGCGCACCGTGGGATCGATCGATACCTTCGTGCTCGGGCTGTTCTTTTCGGGATCGGCCAAGCTGGCGGGTGCGATCGCCGGGACCGAGGTCATCACCAAGATCCTGCTCTTCTATTTCCACGAGCGCGCCTGGTCGCTGGTCCGCTGGGGTCATCGCACCGAGGAGGAGGTAGCGGAAGCGCCCGCGCCGGTGGCCGCCGCGTAA
- a CDS encoding DUF4142 domain-containing protein has translation MARPMMIALTLSVLAAAPALAQTPATYVAKAGASDLYERTSSQLVLQSTKDAKIRDFATMMIRDHQKSTADVKRAATAARVAVPAPKLEPAQAQMVAELRRATGAARDRLYVTQQRTAHQQALALHSGYAQNGTAAPLKTVAAATAPVVQHHIEMLQGM, from the coding sequence ATGGCCCGACCGATGATGATCGCCCTGACCCTGTCCGTGCTGGCCGCCGCCCCGGCGCTGGCGCAGACGCCCGCCACCTATGTCGCCAAGGCCGGCGCCAGCGACCTGTACGAGCGCACGTCGAGCCAGCTGGTGCTGCAGTCGACCAAGGACGCCAAGATCCGCGACTTCGCGACGATGATGATCCGCGATCACCAGAAGAGCACCGCGGATGTAAAGCGCGCCGCCACCGCCGCGCGTGTCGCCGTGCCCGCGCCGAAGCTGGAGCCGGCCCAGGCGCAGATGGTCGCCGAACTGCGCCGCGCGACCGGTGCCGCACGCGACCGACTCTACGTTACCCAGCAGCGAACCGCGCATCAGCAGGCGCTGGCGCTGCACAGCGGCTATGCCCAGAACGGCACGGCCGCGCCGCTGAAGACCGTCGCCGCCGCCACCGCGCCGGTGGTGCAGCATCATATCGAGATGCTGCAAGGCATGTGA
- a CDS encoding winged helix-turn-helix transcriptional regulator, with translation MTTALREPLRELANHCSLPAALEAMGERWSFLILRGSFNGLSHFEEFQSELGIARNILANRLSRLVGHGILERRAVESDRRKIEYRLTEKGYALLPTMVALRQWGERWETGVAATPVLVDARDRRPIQPVAVHSHDGRVLGKGDLIWSLPEDVVRD, from the coding sequence ATGACGACCGCCCTTCGAGAACCGCTGCGCGAACTGGCCAACCATTGCAGCCTGCCCGCCGCGCTGGAGGCGATGGGCGAACGCTGGTCGTTCCTGATCCTGCGCGGGTCGTTCAACGGTCTCAGCCATTTCGAGGAGTTCCAGTCGGAGCTGGGCATTGCGCGCAACATCCTCGCCAACCGGCTGTCGCGGCTGGTCGGGCACGGCATCCTCGAACGTCGTGCGGTCGAAAGCGACCGGCGCAAGATCGAATATCGCCTGACCGAAAAGGGCTATGCGCTGCTGCCGACGATGGTCGCGTTGCGCCAATGGGGCGAGCGGTGGGAGACGGGCGTCGCGGCGACGCCGGTGCTGGTCGATGCCCGCGACCGCCGTCCGATCCAGCCGGTCGCGGTGCACAGCCATGACGGGCGCGTGCTGGGCAAGGGCGACCTGATCTGGTCGCTGCCCGAGGACGTGGTGCGCGATTGA
- a CDS encoding CC_3452 family protein has translation MKTPALLTSALLSAAALTLPFAAAAQPRGYSAVPATAPTIAAMMTRSTPWKCAGDRCVTNRTEGSPLTMCQLAAKELGTLTAFTANGEAFAAEQLAKCNTRAKSA, from the coding sequence ATGAAGACCCCCGCTTTGCTGACGTCCGCCCTGCTGTCCGCCGCCGCCCTCACCCTGCCCTTCGCCGCCGCCGCACAGCCACGCGGCTATAGCGCGGTGCCCGCCACCGCCCCGACGATCGCGGCGATGATGACGCGCAGCACGCCGTGGAAATGCGCCGGCGACCGCTGCGTCACCAACCGGACCGAAGGCAGCCCGCTGACCATGTGCCAGCTCGCCGCAAAGGAACTGGGTACGCTCACCGCCTTCACCGCCAATGGCGAGGCGTTCGCCGCCGAACAGCTCGCCAAATGCAACACCCGCGCCAAGAGTGCGTGA